A genomic region of Persephonella marina EX-H1 contains the following coding sequences:
- the accB gene encoding acetyl-CoA carboxylase biotin carboxyl carrier protein: protein MDKDLIFEIIEKIKGTKIEEVEFETEEGKIKIKQYVGPKEVVSHTPSPVIEVKEEIKGVQPQVEIEAKTEAQKYHVIKSPLVGTFYRAPSPGAPPFVEEGDMVSKGQVLCIIEALKVMNEIESDINGRVVKILVENGQPVEYGQELFYIEPA from the coding sequence ATGGATAAGGATCTAATCTTTGAGATCATTGAAAAGATAAAAGGTACAAAGATTGAAGAGGTTGAGTTTGAAACGGAAGAGGGGAAGATAAAGATAAAGCAGTATGTAGGCCCTAAGGAGGTTGTATCACATACACCATCCCCTGTAATTGAGGTAAAGGAGGAGATCAAAGGAGTTCAGCCTCAGGTTGAGATAGAGGCAAAAACAGAAGCTCAGAAATATCATGTTATAAAATCTCCACTTGTTGGAACATTTTACAGAGCACCTTCACCAGGGGCACCTCCATTTGTTGAAGAAGGGGATATGGTATCTAAGGGACAGGTTCTCTGTATAATAGAGGCTCTCAAAGTTATGAACGAGATAGAAAGTGATATTAATGGAAGGGTTGTTAAGATACTTGTTGAAAATGGACAGCCTGTTGAATACGGACAGGAATTATTTTATATAGAACCAGCGTGA
- the rfaD gene encoding ADP-glyceromanno-heptose 6-epimerase yields MVKQPNNILITGGAGFIGSNLALTLQEIYPESKILILDDFSSANFKNLKKFKGEVLACDVSSDEIFFKADEFQPDLIFHLASITDTTVTDQELMMRKNVDGFKNVLEIAYDNEATVVYASSASVYGNVKEHIPLKEDREKSPENVYAFSKYIMDNIAEDFSEKTGLKVVGVRYFNVYGYGEAHKGKFASMIYQLYRQMKAGKRPRLFKWGEQKRDFVYIKDAVEATILAKEAPHSTVYNVGSGEARSFNDIVSLLNKYLGLDLQPDYFDCPYDFYQEYTQADMSKIKEELGFVPKYNLEKGIKEYVDILEGRI; encoded by the coding sequence ATGGTAAAACAACCGAATAATATTCTGATAACAGGTGGAGCCGGATTTATAGGCTCCAATCTTGCTCTCACTCTTCAGGAGATATATCCTGAAAGTAAGATTCTTATACTTGATGATTTTTCAAGTGCTAACTTTAAAAACCTTAAAAAGTTCAAAGGTGAGGTTCTAGCCTGTGATGTCTCATCTGATGAGATATTCTTTAAGGCAGATGAGTTTCAGCCTGATCTGATATTCCATCTTGCATCTATAACTGACACAACCGTTACAGATCAGGAACTTATGATGAGGAAGAATGTTGATGGTTTTAAAAATGTACTTGAGATAGCATACGATAACGAAGCAACCGTTGTTTATGCTTCATCAGCATCTGTTTATGGAAATGTGAAGGAGCATATCCCATTAAAGGAAGACAGGGAAAAATCACCTGAGAATGTTTATGCATTCTCAAAGTATATAATGGACAATATTGCGGAGGATTTTTCCGAAAAAACAGGTCTGAAAGTTGTTGGAGTCAGATACTTCAATGTTTATGGTTATGGAGAGGCTCATAAAGGAAAGTTTGCGAGTATGATATACCAGCTTTACAGACAGATGAAAGCAGGGAAGAGACCTAGACTTTTCAAATGGGGAGAACAGAAGAGGGATTTTGTTTATATAAAGGATGCTGTTGAGGCAACAATCCTTGCCAAGGAAGCACCTCATTCCACCGTTTATAATGTTGGAAGTGGTGAGGCAAGATCATTTAATGATATTGTTTCCCTTTTGAACAAATACCTTGGTCTTGATCTTCAGCCTGATTATTTTGACTGTCCTTATGATTTTTACCAGGAGTATACACAGGCTGATATGTCGAAGATAAAGGAAGAGCTTGGCTTTGTTCCGAAGTACAACCTTGAGAAAGGTATAAAAGAGTACGTTGATATACTTGAAGGTAGGATCTAG
- the aroE gene encoding shikimate dehydrogenase, with protein sequence MDTVINGETEVYGIFGYPVKHSKSPLFQNAAFSYLGINAVYLPFSVKPEDLKNAVEGIRALSIKGVNITVPHKEEVLKLVNEISEEVKYIGASNTIKNIDGYLIAYNTDAYGFIQGLKELVENISGKKVLVIGAGGASRAVVYGLIKEGAEKIYISNRTLKRAEDIIRDFSKLSRFTEKILEPLPLSQIEELLCNVDIIVNTTSVGLRDEDRPLFDYSKIEKRHIVVDIIYRKTPLLKAAEEKGCLWQDGLPMLLYQGARSFEIWTGKKAPINIMKKALSD encoded by the coding sequence ATGGATACAGTTATAAACGGAGAAACGGAAGTTTACGGTATTTTTGGTTATCCTGTAAAACACTCTAAATCTCCCCTCTTCCAGAATGCCGCCTTTTCCTATCTTGGTATAAACGCTGTATATCTTCCTTTCAGTGTGAAACCTGAAGATCTAAAAAATGCTGTTGAAGGTATAAGAGCTTTATCTATCAAAGGTGTGAATATTACAGTTCCACACAAAGAAGAAGTTCTAAAGCTTGTTAATGAGATCTCTGAAGAAGTCAAATACATAGGTGCCTCAAACACAATAAAAAATATAGATGGATATCTGATAGCATACAACACAGATGCGTACGGATTTATACAGGGTTTAAAGGAGCTTGTGGAAAATATATCAGGGAAAAAGGTTCTTGTTATCGGTGCAGGTGGAGCTTCAAGGGCTGTTGTTTACGGACTCATAAAAGAAGGGGCTGAAAAGATATATATATCAAACAGAACACTTAAAAGGGCTGAGGATATAATTAGAGACTTTTCAAAACTGAGCAGATTTACAGAAAAGATTTTAGAACCTTTACCATTATCACAGATAGAAGAGCTCCTGTGTAATGTTGATATTATCGTGAACACAACATCAGTTGGACTCAGGGATGAGGACAGACCTCTATTTGATTATTCTAAGATTGAGAAGAGACATATCGTCGTGGATATTATCTACAGAAAAACACCTCTACTAAAAGCTGCTGAAGAAAAAGGCTGTTTATGGCAGGACGGACTTCCAATGCTTCTTTATCAGGGAGCCAGATCATTTGAGATATGGACAGGAAAAAAAGCACCTATTAATATTATGAAAAAGGCTCTTTCTGATTAA
- a CDS encoding alpha/beta fold hydrolase, translating to MKVFTPYAVLFLHAFPLNKEMYRSQFEFLEKEGVPYVAVDYFGFGEERNIPSDYSISQLTDYIVYRLSSLGIKKVIPVGDSMGGYIMFDLWRRYRDILSGLVFVSTRAEADTEEGKKGRYATIERIKKEGKEFLIEFMLDAQTSPSTKNDRNKMRKLECIMRQATEEGIIKALKALAERPDNTDILQSIDIPTLVIAGRDDEKVTPPSVVKKIADGIKGSRFVEIDNAAHLPPFENPEAFNSILGDFLKKVL from the coding sequence ATGAAGGTATTTACCCCTTATGCTGTTTTATTCTTACATGCTTTTCCTCTTAATAAAGAGATGTACAGATCACAGTTTGAGTTTCTTGAGAAAGAAGGAGTTCCCTATGTTGCTGTTGATTACTTTGGTTTCGGTGAAGAGAGGAACATCCCTTCAGACTACTCAATATCACAGCTTACAGACTATATAGTTTACAGACTCTCCAGTCTGGGTATAAAGAAGGTTATACCTGTAGGAGACAGTATGGGTGGATATATAATGTTTGATCTCTGGAGAAGATACAGGGATATTCTATCCGGTCTTGTTTTTGTATCAACAAGGGCTGAAGCTGACACCGAGGAAGGGAAGAAAGGAAGATACGCAACGATAGAGAGGATAAAAAAGGAAGGTAAGGAATTTCTGATTGAGTTTATGCTGGATGCCCAGACATCACCATCAACAAAAAATGACAGAAATAAGATGAGAAAGCTTGAGTGTATTATGAGGCAGGCTACAGAAGAGGGAATAATAAAAGCACTTAAAGCTCTTGCAGAAAGACCTGATAATACAGATATCCTTCAGAGCATTGATATTCCTACACTTGTAATTGCAGGTAGAGATGATGAGAAGGTAACACCTCCTTCGGTTGTAAAGAAGATAGCAGATGGCATAAAAGGTTCCCGGTTTGTAGAGATAGATAACGCCGCCCATCTGCCACCTTTTGAAAATCCTGAGGCGTTTAACAGTATTTTAGGCGATTTTTTAAAAAAGGTTTTATAG
- the cimA gene encoding citramalate synthase: MEKKVLIYDTTLRDGTQAEGVNVSVEDKLRITEKLDDFGIHYIEGGWPGSNPKDDQYFKEVKKLNLKNSKIAAFGSTRRAYLKVEDDPLVQNLVKAETPVITIFGKSWDIHVTQALKTDLEKNLEMVFDTVQFLKKHTDEVVFIGEHFFDGYKSNPEYAVKVLNAASEGGADFLVLADTNGGTLPNEIERIIKEVKERGINNRLGIHAHNDSDTAVWNSIVAVLNGAVQVHGTINGFGERCGNANLCSIIPDLTLKLGYETIPRENIKRLKEISNFVADLVNLPVPKNMPYVGDSAFAHKGGVHASAVIKNSRLYEHIDPEQVGNRRKILVSDLAGKSNIIYKARELGIQLDEKDPRIAELVREIKQLENYGYHFEAAEASLELLIRKHLGMLKKYFDLDAYRVLIARRYTDKEPVSEATVRIKIDNHYEHTASLGYGPVNALDRALKKALVGIYPSLAEVELIDYKVRIVNETAGTAAKIRVLVESKDREKKWGTVGVSDNIIEASWQAVVDSFIYKLMKDGV, from the coding sequence ATGGAAAAAAAGGTTCTTATCTATGATACAACTTTAAGGGATGGAACACAGGCTGAAGGGGTTAATGTATCTGTAGAGGATAAACTTAGAATAACGGAAAAACTTGATGATTTCGGTATACATTACATAGAGGGTGGATGGCCTGGATCAAATCCTAAGGATGATCAGTACTTTAAGGAGGTCAAGAAGTTAAATCTTAAAAACTCAAAGATCGCAGCCTTTGGATCAACAAGAAGGGCTTATCTTAAGGTTGAGGATGATCCTTTAGTCCAGAATCTTGTAAAGGCTGAAACACCTGTAATAACGATATTTGGAAAGTCGTGGGACATACATGTTACACAGGCCTTAAAGACGGATCTTGAGAAAAATCTTGAGATGGTTTTTGATACGGTCCAGTTTCTGAAAAAGCATACAGATGAGGTTGTATTTATAGGTGAGCATTTCTTTGATGGTTATAAATCGAATCCTGAGTATGCTGTTAAGGTTCTGAATGCAGCATCTGAAGGAGGGGCTGACTTCCTTGTCCTTGCTGATACAAACGGCGGGACACTTCCTAACGAGATTGAAAGAATAATAAAGGAGGTAAAAGAGAGAGGAATAAACAACAGACTTGGAATACATGCCCATAATGATTCTGACACAGCTGTCTGGAACTCAATAGTTGCTGTTTTAAATGGTGCTGTTCAGGTTCACGGAACTATAAACGGTTTTGGTGAGAGATGTGGAAATGCGAATCTGTGCTCAATAATTCCTGATCTGACATTAAAACTCGGTTATGAGACTATCCCAAGGGAAAACATTAAAAGACTTAAAGAGATCTCAAACTTTGTTGCAGATCTTGTGAATCTACCCGTTCCAAAGAATATGCCCTATGTCGGGGACAGTGCGTTTGCCCACAAAGGAGGTGTTCACGCTTCAGCTGTAATTAAAAACAGCAGACTTTACGAACATATAGATCCTGAGCAGGTTGGAAACAGAAGGAAGATACTTGTTTCAGATCTTGCAGGAAAGAGTAACATTATCTACAAGGCAAGAGAGCTTGGTATACAGCTTGATGAGAAAGATCCAAGAATTGCAGAACTTGTAAGGGAGATAAAACAGCTTGAGAACTACGGCTACCATTTTGAGGCTGCTGAAGCATCCCTTGAACTATTAATCAGAAAACATCTTGGAATGCTTAAAAAGTACTTTGATCTTGATGCGTACAGGGTTCTTATAGCAAGAAGATACACAGATAAAGAGCCTGTTTCTGAGGCTACAGTAAGGATAAAGATAGATAATCATTACGAGCATACAGCATCACTCGGTTACGGTCCCGTTAACGCACTTGATAGGGCTTTGAAAAAGGCTCTTGTTGGGATATATCCATCACTTGCAGAGGTTGAGCTTATTGATTATAAGGTGAGAATAGTCAATGAGACAGCCGGAACGGCTGCAAAGATAAGGGTTCTCGTTGAGAGTAAGGACAGGGAGAAAAAATGGGGAACTGTAGGTGTCTCAGACAACATCATTGAAGCATCATGGCAGGCTGTTGTTGACAGTTTTATATACAAACTTATGAAGGATGGCGTATAG
- the efp gene encoding elongation factor P, with amino-acid sequence MGVKIGINQIKKDMFIVHDGQPYRVLDYDHVKPGKGQAFVRVKAKNMKTGNVIEITYKSSESIELADFEQRQMSYSYFDGDSYWFIDMNTGDMIAVPASVLGDEAQFLKEGMEVFIFLDKGQPIGVELPKSAVYEVIETEPGFKGDTATSTLKPAKIDTGATVQVPLFINEGDKIKIDTRTGKYIERVNE; translated from the coding sequence ATGGGAGTAAAAATTGGTATAAACCAGATCAAAAAGGATATGTTTATCGTTCATGATGGACAGCCTTATAGAGTTCTGGATTATGATCATGTAAAACCTGGAAAGGGTCAGGCTTTTGTAAGGGTAAAGGCAAAGAATATGAAAACAGGAAATGTTATAGAGATAACCTACAAATCATCTGAAAGTATAGAGCTTGCAGATTTTGAGCAGAGACAGATGTCTTACTCATACTTTGATGGCGATTCCTACTGGTTTATAGATATGAATACAGGTGATATGATAGCTGTCCCCGCCTCCGTTCTCGGAGATGAGGCACAGTTCTTAAAGGAAGGAATGGAGGTGTTTATATTCCTCGATAAAGGACAGCCGATCGGTGTAGAACTTCCAAAGTCTGCTGTTTATGAGGTTATTGAGACAGAACCCGGTTTTAAAGGTGATACCGCCACATCCACACTGAAACCTGCAAAGATTGATACAGGAGCCACTGTTCAGGTACCTCTTTTTATAAATGAGGGTGACAAGATAAAGATAGACACAAGAACAGGTAAGTATATTGAAAGAGTTAATGAGTAA
- a CDS encoding endonuclease V: protein MIIPGGVDPETIERLKREQIELSKKLQLKDIRPVQDIRYVAGVDVTFTDIWKKETVAIACITVIDIKDNFKEVETVFSEREIDFPYIPTFLAYRELPPVLDAYEKIRSEVDAFIIDGMGILHPRKMGIASHFGVITGEISVGCGKSKLVGQFEEPENKNLSYRPVYIDGEKRGYILRTKKNTKPIFVSPGNNISVDSSLELVIKCLNGYKLPEPTRKAHNRLQEYRRKKYA, encoded by the coding sequence ATGATAATACCTGGCGGTGTAGATCCAGAAACAATAGAAAGGCTTAAAAGAGAACAGATAGAACTCTCAAAAAAACTCCAGCTGAAAGATATAAGACCTGTTCAGGATATAAGATATGTTGCAGGGGTTGATGTAACATTTACAGATATATGGAAAAAAGAGACAGTGGCTATAGCCTGTATCACAGTTATTGATATAAAGGATAACTTTAAAGAGGTTGAAACTGTCTTCTCTGAGAGGGAGATAGACTTTCCGTATATACCAACATTTTTAGCTTACAGAGAACTTCCACCTGTACTGGACGCCTACGAAAAGATAAGATCAGAGGTTGACGCTTTTATAATAGACGGTATGGGAATACTTCATCCAAGGAAGATGGGAATAGCATCACATTTTGGTGTTATAACAGGAGAGATATCTGTAGGCTGTGGAAAATCCAAGCTTGTTGGTCAGTTTGAAGAGCCTGAAAATAAAAACTTGAGTTACAGGCCTGTTTATATAGATGGTGAGAAAAGAGGTTACATACTTAGAACAAAAAAGAACACAAAACCTATCTTTGTATCTCCAGGTAATAATATCTCTGTAGATTCATCTTTAGAACTTGTAATAAAATGTCTGAACGGTTATAAACTTCCAGAGCCTACAAGAAAAGCACACAACAGACTTCAGGAGTACAGGAGGAAAAAGTATGCTTAA
- a CDS encoding secondary thiamine-phosphate synthase enzyme YjbQ, with product MLKEGKTKVYTEYLTFNTKNRRELVRITERVQEAVRKSGIQEGLCLVSAMHLTASVFIQDDEEGLHQDIWDWLEKLAPFRSDYRHHLTGEDNGDAHLKNLLTHLQVVLPVTEGRLDLGPWQEIFYAEYDGQRPKRVVIKILGI from the coding sequence ATGCTTAAGGAAGGTAAAACAAAGGTTTACACTGAGTATTTAACATTCAATACAAAAAACAGAAGGGAACTGGTAAGAATCACAGAAAGAGTTCAGGAAGCTGTAAGAAAATCTGGTATTCAGGAAGGTCTCTGTCTTGTTTCTGCAATGCATCTGACAGCTTCTGTTTTCATACAGGATGATGAGGAAGGTCTCCATCAGGATATATGGGACTGGCTTGAAAAACTGGCACCATTCAGATCTGATTACAGACACCATCTAACAGGTGAGGATAACGGTGATGCACATCTAAAAAATCTTTTAACACATCTTCAGGTTGTACTACCTGTTACTGAAGGAAGACTTGATCTTGGACCATGGCAGGAGATATTTTACGCTGAGTATGATGGTCAGAGACCAAAAAGGGTGGTTATAAAAATACTGGGTATCTGA
- a CDS encoding tRNA (adenine-N1)-methyltransferase produces MIKEGDTVQLKDRKNSFFIKLKKGEIFGTHKGNIYHDQIIGKEFGDTVKTHKGNEFLILKPTLYEIIMFGIKRQTQIIYPKDSAYITLKLGITDGMRVLESGIGSGALTIVMANAVKPSGKIYGYEKEEKYIDTVKENLRLAGMEDYVSLFHHDLSEKLPEDYFDAAFIDVREPWLYMENVKSALKRGSPIGFLLPTTNQVSRILESLSYHGFIQPEVKEILLRNYKPVPDRLRPEDRMVAHTGYLIFARKG; encoded by the coding sequence ATGATAAAGGAAGGTGACACAGTCCAGCTTAAAGACAGGAAGAACTCCTTTTTTATAAAGCTTAAAAAAGGGGAGATATTCGGAACCCATAAGGGGAATATATACCACGATCAGATAATAGGAAAGGAGTTTGGGGATACTGTAAAAACCCACAAAGGAAATGAGTTTCTCATTTTAAAGCCGACACTTTACGAGATAATAATGTTTGGTATAAAGAGGCAGACACAGATCATATACCCAAAAGATTCAGCGTACATAACACTGAAACTCGGTATAACAGACGGCATGAGGGTTTTAGAGTCAGGTATAGGAAGTGGAGCATTAACTATTGTTATGGCGAATGCTGTCAAGCCTTCAGGGAAGATTTACGGTTATGAAAAGGAAGAGAAGTATATAGATACAGTAAAAGAAAATCTGAGACTTGCAGGTATGGAAGATTATGTCTCATTGTTCCACCATGATCTTTCTGAAAAACTGCCTGAAGACTACTTTGATGCTGCATTTATTGATGTTAGAGAGCCCTGGCTTTATATGGAAAATGTTAAGTCAGCATTAAAAAGAGGATCACCTATAGGTTTTCTACTTCCCACAACAAATCAGGTAAGCAGGATACTTGAATCACTTTCATACCACGGGTTTATACAGCCTGAAGTTAAAGAGATACTGCTAAGAAATTACAAACCAGTTCCGGACAGGCTAAGACCTGAGGACAGAATGGTAGCTCATACAGGATATCTGATCTTTGCAAGGAAAGGCTGA
- the proB gene encoding glutamate 5-kinase, protein MREELRSIKRVVVKIGSHLLEKNSDVDLDFIKDLSDQIKSLQKNDIEVLIVSSGAVLAGIKKLGLKSKPKTVTEKQAVASVGQAYLMQIYDKIFSKNSLIIGQVLLTIEGLQERRRYILAQNTLNKLLEMDVVPVINENDTVAVEEIVFGDNDFLAAHVSVLVNADLLVILSTAGGLYTKDPSEKDAQLIQELSDIDKALKFAGSSKSKFGTGGMRSKLEAAKVAVSHSIPVVIAPKEKGVVARILSGERIGTFIHPEKKRKRSRKKSWLQTLSVAKGIITVDRGAEKAIREGKSLLPAGIKDIEGIFSKNDVVAIQNEDGKIIGKGIVNYSYREIKKIKGLKSKDVEKVLKKKFTEVIHRDNMVVFG, encoded by the coding sequence ATGAGAGAAGAACTGAGGAGTATAAAAAGGGTTGTTGTAAAGATAGGATCACATCTTCTTGAAAAGAACAGTGATGTAGATCTGGATTTTATAAAGGATCTCTCAGATCAGATAAAGAGTTTACAGAAAAATGATATAGAAGTTCTGATAGTTTCTTCAGGAGCTGTCCTTGCAGGTATAAAGAAGTTAGGACTTAAATCAAAACCAAAAACAGTTACTGAAAAGCAGGCTGTTGCATCTGTAGGACAGGCCTATCTAATGCAGATATACGATAAGATATTCTCAAAAAACTCCCTTATAATAGGGCAGGTACTTCTAACAATTGAAGGATTACAGGAGAGGAGAAGGTATATCCTTGCCCAGAACACACTTAATAAGCTGCTGGAGATGGATGTTGTTCCTGTAATAAATGAGAATGATACTGTAGCTGTTGAGGAGATAGTTTTTGGTGATAATGATTTTTTAGCAGCCCATGTTTCGGTACTTGTCAATGCTGATCTTCTTGTAATACTTTCAACAGCAGGTGGGCTGTACACGAAGGATCCTTCTGAGAAGGACGCACAGCTTATACAGGAACTTTCAGATATAGATAAGGCTTTAAAGTTTGCAGGATCCTCAAAATCAAAATTTGGTACAGGTGGGATGAGAAGCAAACTTGAGGCGGCAAAGGTAGCTGTCTCACACTCAATCCCTGTTGTTATAGCCCCTAAGGAGAAAGGTGTAGTAGCCAGAATATTATCAGGTGAGAGGATAGGGACATTTATACATCCTGAAAAAAAGAGAAAAAGATCAAGAAAGAAAAGCTGGCTTCAGACATTATCTGTAGCAAAGGGGATAATAACTGTTGATAGGGGAGCTGAAAAGGCTATTAGGGAAGGTAAAAGTCTACTTCCAGCGGGGATAAAGGATATTGAGGGAATTTTCTCAAAAAATGATGTTGTTGCTATACAGAATGAGGATGGGAAGATAATCGGGAAAGGTATAGTCAATTACAGCTACAGGGAGATTAAAAAGATTAAGGGACTTAAATCAAAGGATGTTGAGAAGGTTTTGAAGAAGAAGTTCACAGAGGTTATACACCGGGATAATATGGTGGTTTTCGGATGA
- the thiL gene encoding thiamine-phosphate kinase, whose amino-acid sequence MKVKSLGEFGLIDRLTKILRIDDPDVVVGFGDDCACVNLDGKLMLFTGDIQLENHHFIKGKIKPEDLGWKLVSINVSDIVACGGKPRWGFISIGIPESTEYSFIEGVYKGMNDALDRYGFSVIGGNTTSSEEIILDLFLVGETERFVPRGGAEEGEVILLSGFTGCSRAGLELLLMDRESYEDFEMRLIEKHTRPEARYDLQNLIQRYARSCIDISDGLVGDLSHIQKMSGVKLVIEKDKLPVDPDLERFCKKYGKDIYDYILYGGEDYQLVFTVNKQDTEKFKDCFKIGYTEKGSGIFIKDEKGLKPLKERGFEHL is encoded by the coding sequence ATGAAGGTTAAAAGTTTAGGTGAGTTTGGTCTGATAGATAGACTTACAAAGATATTAAGAATAGATGATCCTGATGTTGTTGTAGGTTTTGGTGATGACTGTGCATGTGTAAATCTTGATGGAAAGCTCATGCTCTTTACAGGGGATATACAGCTTGAAAACCACCATTTTATAAAGGGAAAGATAAAACCTGAGGATTTAGGATGGAAACTTGTATCAATTAATGTTAGCGATATAGTGGCCTGTGGTGGAAAGCCGAGATGGGGTTTTATTTCAATTGGTATACCTGAAAGTACAGAGTACTCATTTATTGAAGGTGTATATAAAGGCATGAATGATGCCCTTGATAGATACGGATTTTCAGTTATAGGTGGAAACACGACCTCATCGGAAGAGATCATTCTTGATCTTTTTCTTGTAGGGGAGACTGAAAGGTTTGTTCCAAGAGGTGGTGCTGAGGAAGGTGAGGTTATCTTACTGTCCGGATTTACGGGCTGTTCAAGGGCTGGGCTTGAGCTTCTTTTGATGGACAGAGAAAGTTATGAGGATTTTGAGATGAGACTTATAGAGAAACATACAAGACCTGAAGCGAGATATGACCTCCAGAATTTAATACAGAGATATGCAAGATCATGTATAGATATAAGTGACGGTCTTGTTGGTGATCTTTCACATATACAGAAGATGAGTGGTGTTAAGTTAGTTATAGAAAAGGATAAACTTCCAGTTGATCCTGATCTTGAAAGATTCTGTAAAAAGTATGGTAAGGATATATACGATTACATACTTTACGGTGGTGAGGATTACCAGCTTGTTTTTACCGTAAATAAACAGGATACTGAAAAATTTAAAGACTGCTTTAAGATAGGTTACACGGAGAAAGGATCAGGGATCTTTATAAAAGATGAAAAGGGGCTGAAACCCCTTAAAGAGAGAGGATTTGAGCATCTATAA
- a CDS encoding NAD(P)-dependent oxidoreductase, translated as MSKKIGWIGLGHMGLPMATNLFNAGYDIHVWNRTLDKAKESGLPYKRDLNELVKEKDIIITMLFGSESVNDLYTRILKSGVDLKGKLFIDMTTVHPETARKVAEDLIKKGADFLEAPVLGSVIPAKKGILTIVVSGDQDKFDQNRDIFEVLGKEIFYMGDYGIASTMKLINNTVLGSFMAVLSEAFAFAKKVGIDPELALSVLENGAGRSLVLEAKKEKLLKEDYSTHFSVGLIHKDLTYAIDIAHKNRYPLFLTSVTRELFNSAKAYGLEDEDFCSVLEIFKKLSNYTD; from the coding sequence ATGTCAAAGAAGATTGGATGGATCGGACTTGGACACATGGGACTTCCTATGGCAACAAATCTGTTTAACGCAGGTTATGATATCCATGTATGGAACAGAACATTAGATAAGGCTAAGGAGTCAGGACTTCCTTATAAAAGAGATCTAAACGAGCTTGTAAAGGAAAAGGATATAATCATAACAATGCTCTTTGGATCAGAGTCTGTGAACGATCTTTACACCAGAATACTTAAATCAGGTGTTGATCTGAAAGGAAAACTTTTTATAGACATGACAACGGTCCATCCAGAAACAGCGAGAAAGGTTGCTGAGGATCTTATAAAAAAAGGGGCTGATTTCTTAGAGGCTCCTGTTTTGGGTAGTGTTATCCCGGCAAAGAAAGGGATACTCACGATAGTTGTCAGTGGAGATCAGGATAAGTTTGATCAGAACAGAGACATCTTTGAGGTTCTTGGAAAAGAGATCTTCTATATGGGAGATTACGGTATAGCGTCAACAATGAAGCTTATAAACAACACGGTTCTTGGATCTTTTATGGCTGTTCTTTCTGAAGCTTTTGCTTTTGCTAAAAAGGTTGGTATAGATCCTGAGCTTGCACTCTCAGTACTTGAGAATGGAGCAGGCAGATCCCTCGTTCTTGAAGCCAAAAAGGAGAAACTCTTGAAAGAGGACTACTCAACCCATTTCTCAGTAGGACTTATACACAAAGATCTGACGTACGCCATAGATATAGCACATAAAAACAGATACCCTTTATTTTTAACATCCGTTACAAGAGAGCTTTTTAACAGTGCTAAGGCATACGGCCTTGAAGATGAAGATTTCTGCTCTGTATTAGAGATATTTAAAAAATTATCAAACTACACTGATTAA